A DNA window from Paraclostridium bifermentans contains the following coding sequences:
- a CDS encoding motility associated factor glycosyltransferase family protein, translating to MKSEQLELKENLKDIRFDEIIIMFGFNKGEYLECLKESICEKNKVYIIEPNDNEYEQYKGKINDKSISLISINDENLDFILSEIINSKTFLNFNVQIYENYDVLYEEEWIKLKTLIDSLYNKCSVYLSTMETFKKITLENILSNLNEINYSYKFDSYINVNKNVPCIIVSAGPSLDENLEVMVENKDKLDKFFIIAGNRTLKPLLENGIKPDVVISVDPQDITYDMLKDDFYANVPLIYCEKSNCKLVRDYEGKTIVVSQGALNSIENLKDMIVCMSGGSVAHTCTDIAFLLGCNPIVFVGQDFAYTNEKNHALVARNKIDSEFNKEECIIIKDINGKDIYSCDILNLYKENLENMLKLYTQLNKDIEFKNASYGANIDYAKHEELSNILNYNYKEKKVNIDDIGENISINTEEIIISINKYLNETKNNIKKSKEICENILRQPNQDNIMQFGLVLKCIDDFMKNENNIYIEGYISSFLVYIKEKLFSMKSSEYDKLSKDIIYQCKIFREYMNDLDELLSEILEVVEKF from the coding sequence TTGAAGAGTGAACAATTAGAGTTAAAAGAAAATTTAAAAGATATAAGATTTGATGAAATCATCATAATGTTTGGATTTAATAAAGGCGAATATTTAGAATGCTTAAAAGAAAGCATTTGTGAAAAAAATAAGGTTTATATAATAGAACCAAACGATAATGAATATGAACAATATAAAGGTAAAATAAATGATAAAAGTATTAGTTTAATATCTATTAATGATGAAAACTTAGATTTTATATTAAGTGAAATAATAAATAGTAAAACTTTCTTGAATTTTAATGTTCAAATATATGAGAACTATGATGTTTTGTATGAGGAAGAATGGATTAAATTAAAAACATTGATAGATAGCTTATATAATAAATGTAGTGTTTACTTATCTACAATGGAAACATTTAAAAAAATAACTTTAGAAAATATATTATCAAATTTAAATGAAATAAATTATTCATATAAATTTGATTCATATATTAATGTAAATAAAAATGTTCCATGTATCATAGTTTCAGCAGGGCCTTCTTTAGATGAAAATTTAGAAGTGATGGTGGAAAATAAAGATAAATTAGATAAGTTTTTTATAATAGCTGGAAATAGAACATTAAAACCATTATTAGAAAATGGAATAAAACCAGATGTTGTTATATCAGTAGATCCACAGGATATAACATATGATATGTTAAAAGATGATTTTTACGCAAATGTACCTTTGATATACTGTGAAAAAAGTAATTGTAAATTAGTAAGAGATTATGAAGGCAAAACAATAGTAGTATCGCAAGGAGCATTAAATAGTATAGAAAATTTAAAAGATATGATTGTATGTATGAGTGGAGGATCTGTAGCACACACTTGTACGGATATTGCATTTTTATTAGGTTGTAATCCTATAGTTTTTGTAGGTCAAGATTTCGCATATACAAATGAAAAAAACCATGCATTAGTTGCAAGAAATAAAATAGATAGTGAATTTAATAAAGAAGAATGTATAATTATAAAAGATATAAATGGAAAGGACATATATAGTTGCGACATCCTAAATTTATATAAAGAAAATTTAGAGAACATGTTAAAATTGTATACTCAATTAAATAAAGACATAGAATTTAAAAATGCATCCTATGGAGCTAATATAGATTACGCTAAACATGAGGAATTAAGTAACATATTAAATTATAATTATAAAGAGAAGAAAGTAAATATAGATGATATTGGAGAAAATATAAGTATAAATACTGAAGAGATAATAATTTCTATAAATAAATATTTAAATGAAACAAAAAACAATATTAAAAAGTCAAAAGAAATATGCGAAAATATATTAAGACAGCCTAATCAAGATAATATAATGCAATTTGGATTAGTTTTAAAATGTATAGATGATTTTATGAAAAATGAAAATAACATATATATAGAAGGCTATATATCAAGCTTTTTAGTATATATAAAAGAGAAACTGTTTAGCATGAAATCTAGTGAATATGATAAATTGTCAAAAGACATAATATATCAATGCAAGATTTTTAGAGAATATATGAATGATTTAGATGAACTTTTAAGTGAAATATTAGAAGTTGTAGAAAAATTTTAA
- the pseC gene encoding UDP-4-amino-4,6-dideoxy-N-acetyl-beta-L-altrosamine transaminase, producing the protein MSAINGGKPTRKDYLQYGRQYIDDEDIMSVIQALKSDFLTTGPLVEEFERKFADYVGAKYAVAVSNGTAALHIACLAAGLQKGDEGITTPITFAASSNCMLYCGAKPVFCDINLDDYNIDENKLNSYINENTKVILPVDFTGQCCNIGKIMRIAKENNLIVIQDASHSLGTKYLDKQIGSIADMTTFSLHPVKTITSGEGGVVTTNSLALYEKLKLYKTHGITKSKGNLRNKEHPEWYYEQIYLGYNYRITDLQSALGISQLSKIEKFIEKRKKLVNLYNKLLKDMDGIILQKEEDYSDTSRHLYIIRLDLNKFKATRDDIYNALIAENIGVNIHYIPVYKHPYYKEIGYEDVICENAETLYNSSITLPLHVNMDESDINDVVNALKDVLDYYKR; encoded by the coding sequence ATGAGTGCAATTAACGGGGGTAAACCTACTAGAAAAGATTATCTTCAATATGGAAGACAATATATAGATGATGAAGATATTATGAGCGTTATACAAGCTTTAAAAAGCGATTTTTTAACAACAGGGCCATTAGTTGAAGAATTTGAAAGAAAGTTTGCAGATTATGTAGGTGCAAAATATGCAGTAGCTGTATCAAATGGAACAGCAGCACTTCATATTGCTTGTTTAGCTGCAGGATTACAAAAAGGTGATGAAGGAATAACGACTCCAATTACATTTGCTGCATCATCAAATTGTATGCTTTACTGTGGGGCAAAGCCAGTTTTTTGTGATATAAATTTAGATGATTACAATATAGATGAAAATAAACTAAATTCATATATAAATGAGAATACAAAAGTTATATTACCTGTAGATTTCACAGGACAGTGTTGTAATATAGGAAAAATAATGAGAATTGCTAAAGAAAACAACTTAATTGTAATTCAAGATGCATCACATTCTTTAGGAACCAAATATCTAGATAAACAAATTGGTTCAATTGCAGATATGACAACATTTAGTTTACATCCTGTAAAGACTATAACATCAGGTGAAGGAGGAGTAGTAACTACTAACTCATTAGCTTTATATGAAAAGTTAAAGTTATATAAAACACATGGAATAACAAAAAGCAAAGGGAATTTGAGAAATAAGGAACATCCAGAGTGGTATTATGAACAAATTTATTTAGGATATAACTATAGAATTACAGATTTACAAAGTGCATTGGGAATTAGCCAATTAAGTAAAATTGAAAAATTTATAGAAAAAAGAAAAAAACTAGTAAACCTATATAATAAATTATTAAAAGATATGGATGGAATTATACTTCAAAAAGAAGAGGATTATAGTGACACAAGTAGGCATTTATACATTATAAGATTAGATTTAAACAAGTTTAAAGCAACTAGAGATGATATATACAATGCATTAATAGCTGAAAATATAGGTGTAAATATACATTATATACCTGTTTATAAACATCCCTATTATAAAGAAATAGGATATGAAGATGTAATATGCGAAAATGCTGAGACACTTTATAATTCTAGCATAACACTACCATTACATGTAAATATGGATGAAAGTGATATAAATGATGTAGTAAACGCATTAAAGGATGTATTGGACTATTATAAGAGGTGA
- a CDS encoding L,D-transpeptidase family protein → MCVLMVVGNTAYVAANSYKSNEKNTKYVIAQNTINKMKVNASSLNIRSGPGTNYKKIGSLKREAVIDTIDKSGIWYKIKYKNSYGWCSGDFLVQVNNTNDNNGTLNNNNQNLSKGDFIIIKTSNNTMAYYKDGILVKEFNVATGKKSTPTPKGKFKIVNKIVNRPYYKDNIKGGDPRNPLGNRWLGLQVGSTYGTTYAIHGNNSESSIGKSVSAGCVRMHNSDIKWLFDQVPKQTTVIISDSSQSYKQIGTSYNINLQK, encoded by the coding sequence GTGTGTGTACTCATGGTAGTTGGAAATACTGCCTATGTAGCTGCTAACAGCTATAAATCCAATGAAAAAAACACTAAGTATGTTATAGCTCAAAATACAATTAATAAGATGAAAGTAAATGCCAGTTCATTAAATATAAGAAGTGGACCAGGTACAAATTATAAGAAAATAGGAAGCTTAAAAAGAGAAGCTGTTATTGATACTATAGATAAAAGTGGAATATGGTACAAGATAAAATATAAAAATAGTTATGGGTGGTGTAGTGGAGATTTTTTAGTACAAGTAAATAATACAAATGATAATAATGGAACATTAAATAATAATAATCAAAATTTATCAAAGGGAGATTTTATAATAATAAAAACATCAAATAATACTATGGCGTATTATAAAGATGGTATTTTGGTTAAAGAATTTAATGTAGCTACGGGAAAAAAATCAACTCCTACACCAAAGGGAAAATTTAAAATAGTAAATAAAATTGTAAATAGACCTTATTATAAAGACAATATAAAAGGTGGAGATCCTAGAAATCCTTTAGGAAATAGATGGTTAGGACTTCAAGTAGGAAGCACTTATGGAACTACTTATGCTATACACGGAAATAATAGTGAAAGTAGTATCGGCAAGAGTGTATCAGCTGGATGTGTTAGAATGCATAATAGTGATATAAAATGGTTGTTTGATCAAGTTCCAAAGCAAACTACAGTTATAATAAGTGATTCAAGTCAAAGTTATAAACAAATCGGAACATCTTATAATATTAATTTACAAAAATAG
- a CDS encoding cytidylyltransferase domain-containing protein gives MNIVAIVQARLGSSRLPGKVMKKICKKTVLEHVYERLKLSKYLNDIVIATTDKDEDKKIIGLCEELGINYFIGSEDDVLSRYYNCAKKYNVDTVVRITSDCPLIDSKVLDEMLSFYINNKYDLVTNAGAEIYRTYPRGLDIEIFSFNLLKTAYLNANQNYEKEHVTPYIYENGFNIHYYKNNKDYSKYRLTLDTKEDFELINKIYCELYNDNHNFFLEDIIKVLENNPKLELINKYIKQKNIKQ, from the coding sequence ATGAATATTGTTGCTATAGTTCAAGCTAGACTTGGATCAAGTAGATTGCCTGGGAAAGTTATGAAAAAAATATGTAAAAAAACAGTACTAGAGCATGTTTATGAAAGACTTAAATTAAGTAAGTATTTAAATGATATAGTAATAGCAACTACTGATAAAGATGAAGATAAAAAAATAATAGGTTTATGCGAAGAATTAGGGATTAATTATTTTATAGGTAGTGAGGATGATGTTTTAAGTAGGTACTATAATTGTGCTAAAAAATATAATGTAGATACAGTTGTTAGAATTACTTCAGATTGTCCTCTTATAGATAGTAAAGTTTTAGATGAAATGTTAAGTTTTTATATCAATAATAAATATGATTTGGTAACAAATGCAGGAGCTGAAATTTACAGAACTTATCCAAGAGGATTAGATATAGAGATATTTTCTTTTAATTTACTTAAGACAGCATATCTAAATGCAAATCAAAATTATGAAAAAGAGCATGTAACTCCATATATATATGAAAATGGATTTAACATACATTACTATAAAAACAATAAAGATTACTCTAAATATAGATTAACACTGGACACAAAAGAAGATTTTGAATTAATAAATAAAATTTATTGTGAGCTTTATAATGATAATCATAATTTTTTCTTGGAGGACATAATAAAAGTTTTAGAAAATAATCCTAAATTAGAACTAATCAATAAATATATTAAACAAAAAAATATAAAACAATAA
- the pseB gene encoding UDP-N-acetylglucosamine 4,6-dehydratase (inverting), producing the protein MLANKSILVTGGTGSFGQKFIERVLVNYDIKKIIIYSRDEYKQDIFKKYLFNKYPQKISKVRFFIGDVRDKDRIKRATKDIDYIVHAAAMKQVPSCEYNPFEAIKTNIYGAQNIIDAAIDNDVCKVIALSTDKAVNPINLYGGTKLVSDKLFISANAYSGQCRTRFSVVRYGNVAGSRGSIIPFFKKIIEKHEKEIPITDERMTRFFISLDEGVDLVLKALKESKGGETYISKIPSFKITDIARAMLNDCDFKFIGIREGEKLHEVMITKDDSRNTYEYDKHYIIYPNFEWWNFEKHFTPGGKLIEDGFEYNSGNNIDWLNIDQLRDRLNDLNLYTKDEFEKFNHKEE; encoded by the coding sequence ATGTTAGCAAATAAAAGTATTTTAGTTACTGGGGGAACAGGATCGTTTGGACAAAAATTTATAGAAAGAGTTTTAGTTAATTATGATATAAAGAAAATAATTATATATTCAAGAGATGAGTATAAACAAGATATATTTAAAAAGTATTTGTTTAATAAATATCCCCAAAAAATTTCAAAAGTAAGATTTTTCATAGGGGATGTTAGAGATAAAGATAGGATAAAAAGGGCTACAAAAGATATTGATTATATAGTTCATGCTGCAGCGATGAAACAAGTTCCATCATGTGAATACAATCCTTTTGAAGCAATAAAAACTAATATATATGGGGCTCAAAATATAATAGATGCAGCTATTGATAATGATGTATGTAAAGTTATTGCACTATCAACAGACAAAGCTGTCAATCCAATAAATTTATATGGAGGAACTAAATTAGTTTCAGATAAACTTTTTATATCTGCAAATGCATATTCAGGTCAATGTAGAACAAGATTTTCGGTTGTAAGATATGGGAATGTGGCAGGAAGTAGGGGGTCAATAATACCATTTTTTAAAAAAATAATAGAAAAACATGAAAAAGAAATTCCTATTACTGATGAAAGAATGACAAGATTTTTTATATCTTTAGATGAAGGTGTAGATTTAGTTTTAAAAGCCTTAAAAGAAAGTAAGGGTGGAGAAACATATATATCTAAAATACCTTCATTTAAAATTACAGATATTGCTAGAGCTATGCTTAATGATTGTGATTTTAAATTTATAGGTATTAGAGAAGGAGAAAAACTTCATGAAGTAATGATAACTAAGGATGATTCGAGAAATACATATGAATATGATAAACACTATATAATATATCCAAATTTTGAGTGGTGGAATTTTGAAAAACACTTTACACCAGGAGGTAAGTTAATCGAAGATGGATTTGAATATAATTCAGGAAATAATATCGATTGGTTAAATATAGATCAATTAAGAGATCGATTAAATGATTTAAATCTATATACAAAAGATGAATTTGAAAAATTTAACCATAAGGAGGAGTAA
- a CDS encoding BglG family transcription antiterminator, giving the protein MILNSTLNKRQSKIINILKNSKQPISSKALAEDIGCSTKTIQVEVKNINSIMDSVKIESARGVGYNLVGDIGSLKDIKDESIKDDFDRVSYILKKIILLYNGDTLKIENLADEMYVSLSTIKNDLKEVKKILKMYNLKVISKHKLGIGIDGDKNNLIRCVIESSLKYEDINIEDFFSEFVSLNMISIRNEILNKLENENIIFTDYEFNNMFNYILLYLSLENKINYKDYIDKYIINYKEKVQNKNTESTKNKVLYSIDKFIKNLKLATSIDLSDDDLFKDYLCKHIINFCIKNDLNINNQSIISNDIKIKYPFAFELANIAKTTLEEDLNIDINENEVANIAIHIGGALQRSSSNENHKVLKTIIVCASGIGTSMLIKAKLESKFEKRLEVLKVIPSYLIDYVGVMDVDFIIATVPVEVKNIPVIKISPFLDDKEVKIIEKFLDTGNIYYNVNLSDIFSEDLFFIDLDFENKYDVISYISDKLLENNYIDEEMKNSYIEREKIATTEIGNMVAIPHGAHGKVFKNAIAIGILKRSIPWDIGQVRLVVMLSLQKESILNYEDLFSNIYKRIDSIAKVISICESKKYEKFISMFK; this is encoded by the coding sequence ATGATATTGAATAGTACTTTAAATAAAAGGCAAAGTAAAATTATTAATATATTAAAAAATAGTAAACAACCTATAAGTAGTAAGGCATTAGCGGAAGATATAGGTTGTTCTACAAAGACAATTCAAGTAGAAGTGAAAAATATAAACTCTATAATGGATAGTGTGAAAATAGAATCTGCAAGAGGCGTAGGATATAACTTAGTTGGAGATATAGGTAGTTTAAAGGATATAAAAGATGAATCTATAAAAGATGATTTTGATAGAGTTAGTTATATACTTAAAAAAATAATCCTACTATACAATGGAGATACATTAAAAATAGAAAACTTAGCGGATGAAATGTATGTTAGTCTATCAACTATAAAAAATGACTTAAAAGAAGTTAAGAAAATTCTTAAAATGTATAATCTAAAAGTAATATCAAAGCATAAATTAGGTATTGGAATTGATGGAGATAAAAATAACCTAATTAGATGTGTAATAGAAAGCAGCTTAAAGTATGAAGATATAAATATTGAAGATTTTTTTAGTGAATTTGTAAGCTTAAATATGATATCAATCCGAAATGAAATTTTAAATAAGCTTGAAAATGAAAATATTATTTTTACTGATTATGAGTTTAATAATATGTTTAATTACATACTTTTGTATTTGTCTTTAGAAAATAAGATTAATTATAAAGATTATATAGATAAATATATAATTAATTATAAAGAAAAGGTACAAAATAAAAATACTGAAAGTACAAAAAATAAGGTGTTATATTCTATAGATAAGTTTATTAAAAACTTAAAGCTTGCAACATCTATTGATTTAAGTGATGATGATCTTTTTAAAGATTATCTATGCAAACATATAATTAACTTTTGTATAAAAAATGATTTGAATATAAACAATCAAAGCATTATATCTAATGATATTAAAATTAAGTATCCATTTGCATTTGAACTAGCTAATATAGCTAAAACTACATTAGAAGAAGATCTAAATATAGATATAAATGAAAATGAAGTAGCAAACATTGCTATTCATATAGGAGGAGCACTTCAAAGAAGTTCAAGTAATGAAAATCATAAAGTTTTGAAAACTATAATAGTGTGTGCATCAGGTATAGGAACATCAATGCTTATAAAGGCTAAATTAGAATCAAAGTTTGAAAAACGACTTGAAGTTTTAAAAGTTATTCCATCATATTTAATAGATTATGTAGGTGTGATGGATGTAGATTTTATAATAGCTACAGTTCCTGTGGAAGTTAAAAATATTCCAGTGATTAAAATATCACCTTTTTTAGATGATAAAGAGGTAAAAATAATTGAAAAATTCCTAGATACGGGAAACATATATTATAATGTTAATTTATCAGATATATTTAGCGAAGACTTATTTTTTATAGATTTAGACTTTGAGAATAAGTATGATGTAATAAGTTATATATCGGATAAACTATTAGAAAACAATTATATAGATGAAGAAATGAAAAATTCTTATATAGAAAGAGAAAAAATTGCTACTACGGAAATCGGAAATATGGTAGCAATACCTCACGGAGCACATGGTAAAGTTTTTAAAAATGCTATAGCTATAGGTATTTTAAAAAGAAGTATACCTTGGGATATTGGACAAGTAAGACTTGTTGTGATGCTATCTCTTCAAAAGGAAAGTATATTAAACTATGAAGATTTATTTTCTAATATATATAAAAGAATAGATTCTATTGCCAAGGTAATAAGTATATGTGAATCTAAGAAGTATGAAAAATTTATATCTATGTTTAAATAA
- the pseG gene encoding UDP-2,4-diacetamido-2,4,6-trideoxy-beta-L-altropyranose hydrolase, producing MNYVAIRAGGNKNQGLGHVARCISLAQELIFNNFKVFFLIDDDTYIIDFLNKHRFEYKSLTSKNLNLEIKETKKIIKDLNIDLLITDSYNLNNFYFKEMKNTVKYLVSIDDTNLYDYISDIVINYNIYAHKLNYKFNDETRYLLGCNYCLFRKEFQENDYISINKTCTNVLITMGGTDVNNYTYTILKYLYEFNYINFNVIINEKFNNLNKLKALASCKSNINLIFNPDNMKSIMLKNDIAISASGSTAYELLSLSIPSILIIQADNQELICKELSNINTCIYGGWFYELTEDKFNEIFAKLTNNYEFRKSISDNCKGVVCKTGVKNVVNEIKKLFK from the coding sequence TTGAACTATGTAGCTATTCGAGCTGGTGGAAATAAAAATCAAGGATTAGGCCATGTTGCAAGATGTATATCATTAGCTCAAGAACTAATTTTTAATAACTTTAAAGTTTTTTTCTTAATTGATGATGATACTTATATAATAGATTTTTTAAACAAACATAGATTTGAATATAAGTCTTTAACATCTAAAAATTTAAATTTAGAAATAAAAGAAACTAAAAAAATAATTAAAGATTTAAATATAGATTTATTAATAACAGACTCTTATAATCTCAATAATTTTTATTTTAAAGAAATGAAAAATACAGTTAAATATTTAGTATCAATAGATGATACTAACTTATATGATTATATAAGTGATATAGTTATTAACTACAATATATATGCTCACAAATTAAACTATAAATTCAATGATGAAACAAGGTATTTGCTGGGATGTAACTACTGTTTATTTAGAAAAGAATTTCAAGAAAATGACTATATATCAATAAATAAAACTTGTACAAATGTTTTAATTACTATGGGCGGAACTGATGTAAATAACTATACTTATACAATTTTAAAATATCTATATGAGTTTAACTATATAAACTTCAATGTAATTATAAATGAAAAATTTAATAATCTAAATAAACTTAAAGCTTTGGCAAGTTGCAAATCTAATATAAACTTAATATTTAATCCAGATAATATGAAGTCTATAATGCTTAAAAATGATATAGCTATATCAGCATCTGGTAGTACTGCTTATGAGCTTTTATCGCTTTCAATTCCTTCAATCTTAATCATACAAGCTGACAATCAAGAACTTATATGTAAGGAGTTATCAAACATTAATACTTGTATTTATGGAGGTTGGTTTTATGAACTTACTGAGGACAAATTTAATGAAATCTTTGCTAAACTAACCAACAACTATGAATTTAGGAAAAGTATAAGCGATAACTGTAAGGGTGTAGTATGTAAAACTGGAGTTAAAAATGTAGTAAATGAAATAAAAAAATTATTTAAATAA
- a CDS encoding methionyl-tRNA formyltransferase, which produces MNILFMGGHELGAKTLEHLINNNVNVVGVVVSKNDNDWYRGVDEVANKFNLNLYEEKNINDQNFLNKIKSLNLDLIVCVNFDQILKKDIINLPTIGCINTHASLLPKYRGRAPLNWAMINGEEYSGVTVHFIDEGIDTGDIILQEKIKIDEDYYISDLLNKVKNIYPKIVLNAIRALESNNLNLIKPDLSKGFYVNKRSKDDGKIDFSKPSKDIMNFIKAISKPYPGAFLYHNNKKIIIWRARLDYNISPQYESLDIGTVVFNNSNLFIKLKDAMLIVTNYEFE; this is translated from the coding sequence ATGAACATATTGTTTATGGGTGGCCATGAATTAGGCGCAAAAACACTAGAGCATTTAATTAATAATAATGTAAATGTAGTTGGTGTAGTTGTATCTAAAAATGATAATGATTGGTATCGTGGAGTTGATGAAGTCGCAAATAAGTTTAATTTAAATCTTTACGAAGAAAAAAACATCAACGACCAAAATTTTTTAAATAAAATAAAATCGTTAAACTTAGATTTAATAGTTTGTGTAAATTTTGATCAAATACTAAAAAAAGACATTATAAATTTGCCAACTATAGGCTGTATAAATACACATGCATCTTTACTACCAAAGTATAGAGGTCGTGCCCCTTTAAACTGGGCTATGATTAACGGTGAAGAGTACAGTGGAGTTACTGTTCACTTCATAGATGAAGGTATAGATACAGGAGATATAATCTTACAAGAGAAAATAAAAATAGATGAAGATTACTATATATCTGATTTATTAAATAAAGTCAAAAATATTTACCCGAAAATAGTATTAAACGCTATAAGAGCTTTAGAAAGTAACAACTTAAATTTAATAAAACCTGATTTATCAAAAGGATTTTATGTAAATAAAAGAAGTAAAGATGACGGTAAAATTGACTTTTCAAAACCTTCAAAAGACATCATGAATTTCATAAAAGCAATTTCAAAACCATATCCCGGAGCATTTTTATATCATAACAACAAGAAAATAATTATTTGGAGAGCTAGATTAGATTATAATATTTCACCTCAGTATGAAAGTTTAGATATAGGAACAGTTGTCTTTAATAACTCCAATTTATTTATAAAACTAAAAGATGCAATGCTAATTGTAACAAATTATGAATTCGAATAA
- a CDS encoding AI-2E family transporter, protein MKKLLDEISNSVRYIIPIVVFFIGVILYKNFDHIITFTKTNITIISGVLTPFIIGFLIAYILNKPMTFLQNKFKLNRGISVAIIYGVLLACLVFVWLYVVPIIQKNITDLYSFMPHNINEIEDLINSILSTFKISTNNPESTLQIKEFITNSIIPTMTSIAGVLSQTLLELIGLVVTYTVNIFLGIVISIYFLISKEKTIQIVNDLCECLFGKFYLKAKEFGKILDKNIGSYIIAKFIDSLIYGTFCTIILVLLKSHYPVFVGIIIGITNMIPFFGPIIGTVVAVFINLFFSFNKALWVLVVMVVVQQLESAILEPHFVGKQVGVPPVLTILAVTLAGNYTGFIGMMLSVPIMGVIIIYVNRYMANKKQPQKLSKID, encoded by the coding sequence ATGAAAAAATTACTTGACGAAATTTCAAATTCGGTACGGTATATAATTCCTATTGTAGTATTTTTTATAGGAGTTATACTTTACAAAAATTTTGATCACATTATAACATTTACAAAAACTAATATTACAATAATCTCAGGTGTGTTAACTCCTTTTATAATAGGTTTCTTAATCGCTTATATACTTAATAAGCCTATGACTTTTTTACAAAATAAGTTTAAGCTAAATAGAGGTATTAGTGTAGCTATAATATACGGAGTACTACTAGCTTGTTTAGTATTCGTATGGTTATATGTTGTTCCAATTATACAAAAAAATATAACTGATCTATATTCATTTATGCCTCATAATATAAATGAAATCGAGGATTTAATAAACTCTATACTTTCAACATTTAAAATAAGCACTAATAATCCTGAGTCTACACTACAAATAAAAGAGTTTATTACAAATTCTATAATCCCTACTATGACATCAATTGCAGGAGTTCTTAGTCAAACATTACTAGAACTTATAGGCTTAGTAGTAACGTACACAGTAAATATATTCTTAGGAATTGTAATTTCTATTTACTTCTTAATTTCTAAAGAAAAAACAATTCAAATAGTTAATGACTTATGCGAATGTTTATTTGGTAAATTCTATTTAAAAGCAAAAGAATTTGGTAAAATACTTGATAAAAATATAGGTTCTTATATAATTGCTAAATTTATAGACTCTTTGATATACGGAACATTTTGTACTATAATCTTAGTTTTATTAAAATCTCATTATCCCGTATTTGTCGGAATAATAATTGGTATCACAAATATGATTCCATTCTTTGGCCCAATTATAGGTACTGTAGTTGCTGTATTTATAAACCTATTCTTCTCATTTAACAAAGCACTTTGGGTTTTAGTTGTAATGGTAGTTGTTCAACAATTAGAAAGTGCTATATTAGAGCCTCATTTTGTAGGAAAACAAGTTGGAGTTCCACCTGTTCTTACAATACTAGCAGTTACACTTGCTGGTAATTATACAGGATTTATCGGAATGATGTTATCAGTTCCTATAATGGGAGTAATCATCATATACGTTAATAGATATATGGCTAATAAAAAACAACCTCAAAAATTATCAAAAATAGACTAG
- a CDS encoding peptidase associated/transthyretin-like domain-containing protein: protein MAQTTTYRPGTKKMTAASTETNNGKSAQISTLTLAKWNRFIAFNKLVNPSGTPLVDAGVRIYQLASTGVSLLSSNLIATVFTDAQGEYGISLDTLTSPAVYAFEAFTAGN, encoded by the coding sequence ATGGCGCAAACAACGACTTATAGACCAGGTACAAAGAAAATGACAGCAGCATCAACAGAAACAAATAATGGAAAGTCAGCTCAAATATCAACACTTACTTTAGCTAAATGGAATAGATTTATAGCATTTAATAAATTAGTAAATCCTAGTGGAACTCCATTAGTTGATGCAGGTGTAAGAATTTATCAATTAGCTTCAACAGGTGTAAGTTTATTATCTAGTAACTTAATAGCTACAGTGTTTACAGATGCACAAGGTGAATATGGTATATCTCTAGATACATTAACATCTCCAGCCGTTTATGCATTTGAAGCATTCACAGCAGGAAACTAA